The following are from one region of the Acidobacteriota bacterium genome:
- a CDS encoding carboxypeptidase regulatory-like domain-containing protein — protein MRRLRLGIGIFLLVGLGLGVAIAQDDEQYAAIAFVVLRDYNGKPIKNASVIMHPVGKKGKQKNSGMQLKTNTDGKTSFDGIPYGALRVQVLAQGFQTYGEDYVVDKPELEITIKLKRPQGQYSVFEDHPEAKKDESKPDAKTPEEKPAEQKPQ, from the coding sequence ATGAGAAGGCTTCGTTTAGGGATCGGTATTTTCTTGCTGGTTGGTTTGGGGCTAGGCGTTGCAATTGCCCAAGACGACGAACAGTATGCCGCAATAGCATTCGTCGTCTTGCGGGACTACAACGGCAAGCCGATCAAGAATGCCAGCGTCATCATGCATCCCGTCGGCAAGAAAGGGAAGCAGAAGAACTCCGGCATGCAGCTGAAGACGAACACCGACGGCAAAACGAGCTTTGATGGCATCCCGTACGGCGCATTGCGGGTGCAGGTGCTGGCGCAGGGCTTTCAAACCTACGGAGAAGATTACGTCGTCGACAAACCGGAATTGGAAATCACGATCAAACTGAAGCGTCCGCAAGGGCAGTATTCGGTCTTCGAAGATCATCCCGAAGCCAAGAAAGATGAGTCGAAGCCGGATGCGAAAACTCCCGAGGAGAAACCTGCGGAGCAAAAGCCGCAGTAG
- a CDS encoding DUF3617 domain-containing protein, translating into MRTAILLALIAVCTTSIWAADRIIPPNIKTGLWEMTETHTMSGMPAMPSIPPEALARMTPEQRAQMEEHMKSSMGGGPKTTTRKYCVTKEKLEKDMVFGENRPECTRTVLSSSSTMTEVKVHCQEKDVTSDGTFKIEALSSESVKGTMRMVTNAHGRNMNMDFDFLSKYLGAACGDVK; encoded by the coding sequence ATGCGTACCGCGATTCTGCTCGCACTGATTGCTGTTTGTACGACTTCGATCTGGGCCGCCGACAGGATTATTCCGCCCAACATTAAGACCGGACTCTGGGAGATGACGGAGACGCACACCATGTCCGGAATGCCTGCGATGCCCTCGATTCCTCCCGAAGCGCTCGCCCGCATGACTCCTGAACAACGTGCGCAGATGGAAGAACACATGAAGAGCTCCATGGGCGGCGGCCCAAAAACCACCACCCGCAAATACTGCGTCACCAAAGAGAAGCTGGAAAAAGACATGGTGTTTGGCGAGAACCGTCCCGAATGCACGCGCACCGTTCTCAGTTCTTCGAGCACCATGACTGAAGTGAAAGTACACTGCCAGGAGAAGGATGTGACTTCCGACGGCACGTTCAAGATTGAAGCGCTGTCCTCGGAAAGCGTCAAAGGCACGATGCGCATGGTCACCAACGCGCACGGACGAAACATGAATATGGACTTCGACTTCCTCTCCAAATATCTGGGCGCCGCCTGCGGCGACGTAAAGTAA
- the groL gene encoding chaperonin GroEL (60 kDa chaperone family; promotes refolding of misfolded polypeptides especially under stressful conditions; forms two stacked rings of heptamers to form a barrel-shaped 14mer; ends can be capped by GroES; misfolded proteins enter the barrel where they are refolded when GroES binds) has protein sequence MAKQIVHGEESRQAILRGVNILADAVKVTLGPKGRNVVIEKKFGSPTITKDGVTVAKEIELANAQENMGAQMVREVASKTSDIAGDGTTTATVLAQAIYREGVKTVAAGANPMAMKRGIEKAVLEICGSVDKEGNRKGGALDKFSKPVTGEMIAQVGTISANNDETIGHIIAEAMKKVGKDGVITVEESKTLETQLDVVEGMQFDRGYLSPYFVTDPERMEVSLENAYILINEKKISSMKDLLPLLEQIAKSGKPLLIIAEDVEGEALATLVVNKLRGTLQVAAVKAPGFGDRRKAMLQDIATLTGGKAITEDLGIKLENVQVSDLGQAKKITIDKDNSTIVEGKGKPGDVQGRVKEIRSQIDKTTSDYDREKLQERLAKLVGGVAVIKVGAATETEMKEKKARVEDAMHATRAAVEEGIVPGGGVALARCVSALDKLKLEGDEQIGVNIVKRAITEPLRQIAENAGEEGAVVLGKINDSKDTNWGYNAQSGHYEDLVKAGVLDPTKVVRTALTNAGSIASLMLTTEALVAEIPEEKKGAPQGGGHGGGGGMGDMY, from the coding sequence ATGGCAAAGCAAATTGTTCATGGAGAAGAGTCGCGACAGGCGATTCTTCGCGGCGTCAACATCCTGGCCGATGCCGTGAAAGTGACTCTCGGCCCCAAGGGCCGCAACGTCGTCATCGAAAAGAAATTCGGTTCGCCGACCATCACCAAGGACGGCGTCACCGTCGCCAAGGAAATCGAACTGGCGAATGCGCAAGAGAACATGGGCGCTCAGATGGTGCGTGAAGTTGCGTCGAAGACCTCGGACATCGCGGGCGACGGCACCACTACCGCCACCGTTCTGGCTCAGGCGATCTACCGTGAAGGCGTGAAGACCGTTGCTGCGGGCGCGAATCCGATGGCCATGAAGCGGGGCATCGAGAAGGCCGTGCTCGAGATTTGCGGCAGCGTCGACAAGGAAGGCAATCGCAAGGGCGGCGCACTGGATAAGTTCTCCAAGCCCGTTACCGGCGAAATGATTGCGCAGGTTGGCACGATCTCGGCGAACAACGACGAGACCATCGGCCACATCATTGCCGAAGCGATGAAGAAGGTCGGCAAGGACGGCGTCATCACCGTGGAAGAGTCGAAGACGCTTGAAACCCAGCTGGACGTTGTCGAAGGCATGCAGTTCGACCGCGGCTACCTGTCTCCTTACTTCGTGACCGATCCCGAGCGCATGGAAGTCTCGCTCGAGAACGCGTACATCCTGATCAACGAAAAGAAGATCAGCTCGATGAAAGACCTGCTCCCGTTGCTCGAGCAGATCGCGAAGAGCGGCAAGCCGCTCCTGATCATCGCCGAGGACGTGGAAGGCGAAGCACTCGCCACCCTCGTCGTCAACAAGCTGCGTGGCACGCTGCAAGTCGCGGCCGTCAAGGCTCCGGGCTTCGGCGATCGCCGCAAGGCAATGCTGCAGGACATCGCCACCCTCACCGGCGGTAAGGCCATCACCGAAGATCTGGGCATCAAGCTCGAGAACGTCCAGGTCAGCGATCTCGGCCAGGCCAAGAAGATCACCATCGACAAGGACAACAGCACCATCGTCGAAGGTAAGGGCAAGCCGGGCGACGTGCAGGGCCGCGTGAAAGAAATTCGCAGCCAGATCGACAAGACCACCAGCGACTACGACCGCGAGAAGCTGCAGGAGCGGTTGGCGAAACTGGTCGGCGGCGTAGCCGTAATCAAAGTCGGCGCCGCTACCGAAACAGAAATGAAGGAAAAGAAAGCCCGCGTGGAAGACGCGATGCATGCGACGCGCGCGGCCGTTGAGGAAGGGATTGTCCCGGGCGGTGGAGTTGCTCTGGCCCGTTGCGTCTCGGCTCTCGACAAGTTGAAGCTGGAAGGTGACGAGCAGATTGGTGTCAACATCGTGAAGCGCGCCATCACCGAGCCGCTGCGCCAGATCGCCGAGAACGCGGGCGAAGAAGGTGCGGTTGTTCTGGGCAAGATCAACGACTCGAAGGACACCAACTGGGGCTATAACGCCCAGTCCGGTCACTACGAGGACCTGGTAAAGGCAGGCGTGCTCGACCCAACCAAGGTCGTCCGCACCGCTCTGACGAATGCCGGTTCGATCGCGTCCTTGATGCTCACCACCGAAGCGCTGGTTGCGGAGATCCCTGAAGAGAAGAAGGGCGCTCCTCAAGGCGGCGGGCACGGTGGTGGCGGCGGCATGGGAGACATGTACTAA
- a CDS encoding beta-lactamase family protein: protein MTKHARIVRLVILGVLFSIGAFAQDAKLAPDQQAKLEAIIAHFMAANQIPGVSVSVVENNTYEWSAGFGMADLENSVPATSQTLYRLASISKPITSTGTMLLWQQHKLDLDAPVQKYCPAFPQKDSTITTRQVLGHLGGIRHYKPAEEGDQELGNTRHFDDTIDSGLKLFANDPLVAKPGTAFHYSTQGFTLVGCVLQGASGEKYIDYVQKNVLQPAGMVHTRTDDRFAIVPYRTRFYEKDKSGTIRNADFLDSSYKVAGGGWLSSADDMAHFMVAMLTDKIVQRSTRDLMWTSLQASDGKATGYGLGWGLGNDLGVADVGHGGGQQGTSTYILMVPERKAGVVVLMNLEGGDASALAFELMKALLGISPAATVK from the coding sequence ATGACTAAGCACGCTCGTATCGTGCGCCTGGTCATCCTTGGCGTCCTATTTTCGATAGGGGCCTTCGCGCAGGACGCCAAACTTGCGCCCGATCAGCAGGCGAAACTCGAAGCCATCATTGCGCACTTCATGGCCGCGAACCAGATCCCCGGCGTTTCCGTCAGCGTCGTCGAAAACAACACCTACGAATGGTCCGCCGGGTTCGGCATGGCCGATCTGGAAAACTCTGTTCCCGCTACCTCGCAGACTCTTTACCGTCTTGCCTCCATCTCCAAGCCGATCACCTCCACCGGGACGATGCTGCTCTGGCAGCAGCACAAACTTGACCTGGACGCTCCCGTGCAGAAATACTGCCCGGCGTTTCCGCAAAAGGATTCCACTATCACGACTCGCCAGGTACTGGGCCACCTCGGCGGGATCCGTCATTACAAGCCGGCGGAAGAGGGCGATCAGGAACTCGGCAACACCCGCCACTTTGACGACACGATCGACTCCGGACTGAAATTATTCGCCAACGACCCGCTGGTCGCCAAGCCTGGTACCGCATTTCACTATTCCACCCAGGGATTCACCCTCGTCGGATGTGTTCTGCAAGGCGCATCAGGGGAAAAGTACATCGACTACGTTCAGAAAAATGTGCTGCAACCAGCCGGTATGGTCCACACCCGCACCGACGACCGTTTCGCGATCGTTCCATACCGCACGCGCTTCTATGAAAAAGACAAATCTGGAACGATCAGGAACGCCGATTTCCTCGATTCCAGCTATAAGGTCGCAGGGGGCGGTTGGCTCTCCTCGGCGGACGACATGGCTCACTTCATGGTCGCGATGCTTACCGACAAGATCGTGCAGCGCTCTACTCGTGACCTGATGTGGACATCCCTGCAGGCATCCGATGGTAAGGCCACTGGCTACGGACTGGGCTGGGGACTTGGAAACGATCTCGGCGTAGCGGACGTCGGGCATGGCGGCGGCCAGCAGGGAACCAGCACGTACATCCTCATGGTCCCCGAACGCAAAGCGGGGGTAGTTGTTCTCATGAATCTCGAAGGCGGCGACGCCTCGGCTCTTGCGTTCGAACTCATGAAGGCATTGCTCGGTATATCTCCGGCAGCTACTGTGAAATAA
- a CDS encoding PilZ domain-containing protein has product MDRREHPRYMVCLEIEVREATSCFSSRGTTTDASLGGCYIATIFPLAPGSVVTYRLWVGDQPIQGSATVQTCHPGVGMGLKFNDLSTEAVLVLDQYLRNSTSIPMHVAFSQVRSFQSGK; this is encoded by the coding sequence ATGGATCGCCGCGAGCATCCGCGCTACATGGTTTGTCTGGAGATCGAAGTCCGCGAGGCCACGAGCTGCTTCTCGTCTCGCGGGACTACGACGGATGCGAGCCTGGGGGGCTGCTACATCGCCACCATATTTCCGCTCGCGCCAGGGTCGGTTGTGACGTACCGGTTGTGGGTTGGCGATCAGCCGATTCAAGGCAGCGCAACCGTGCAAACATGCCATCCCGGCGTAGGCATGGGCCTCAAGTTCAACGACTTGTCGACTGAAGCTGTATTAGTCCTGGATCAGTATCTTCGGAACTCGACTTCTATTCCCATGCACGTGGCTTTTTCACAAGTGCGTTCGTTTCAGTCTGGCAAGTAG
- a CDS encoding fasciclin domain-containing protein, producing MKRKLVVSVALMALAIGTAVAGMKNPTVGGQEMYPTKNIIQNAVNSADHTTLVAAVKAAGLVETLEGSGPFTVFAPTNEAFGKLPAGTVDTLLKPENKGTLSKVLTYHVVAGRLSARDLMNKIKAGNGMAELTTVEGGKLWVSLHDGKHIMLKDEKGGTALVTIANVFQSNGVIHVIDSVVMPN from the coding sequence ATGAAACGCAAGCTTGTTGTTTCGGTAGCGCTGATGGCATTGGCCATCGGTACCGCAGTCGCTGGAATGAAGAATCCAACGGTTGGCGGCCAGGAAATGTATCCCACCAAGAACATTATTCAGAACGCAGTGAACTCTGCTGACCACACCACGCTGGTGGCCGCGGTCAAAGCCGCGGGGCTGGTCGAGACGCTGGAAGGGTCCGGCCCGTTCACCGTATTCGCTCCGACGAACGAAGCTTTCGGAAAATTGCCGGCCGGCACGGTCGACACGCTCCTGAAGCCGGAGAACAAAGGCACGCTGAGTAAGGTTCTGACCTATCACGTGGTAGCGGGCCGGTTGAGCGCCAGAGACTTGATGAACAAGATCAAAGCTGGCAATGGGATGGCCGAATTAACCACAGTCGAAGGCGGGAAACTCTGGGTGTCACTGCATGATGGAAAGCACATCATGTTGAAAGACGAGAAGGGTGGCACCGCATTGGTCACGATCGCCAACGTATTTCAATCGAACGGTGTGATCCACGTGATCGATTCCGTAGTAATGCCGAACTAG
- a CDS encoding CapA family protein has protein sequence MRVNFRWQQAILAVLAILTTITPLPLAAQNPSDPVIKNADRFDVRRPLARELETNVPDGFTFVAVGDCIISRPLSQYAASDPAFARLLQILKRADVTYGNMESSILDLRRFTGFPSPGPDDMSLVAQPAVARDLAAMGFDILSRANNHSLDWGVEGMRETSRLLDESGLSYAGVGETEGLARSAGYFESPKGRIALVSMASTFRPGSEALATHGAAPGRPGISALAVKKTTVVPSDIMKDLDGLRTKLYPGWQKDDAKVLTSPPAADAPEELSLFGQKFRAGRTFGYQYAMDPTDLADILHGVRQGKQHSDFLMVSIHSHEPANSSAPEPKNDFLDVPADFVQDLAHRAIDSGADMFIATGIHHLGPIEIYKGRPIFYGMGNFFWGDIQEPISADIYQQYNKALLDAFGDPGKATDADLTNLMNASSFAGNPPFDAVVAESRFDHGKVSEVRLYPVDLGYGKKLTESGLPRLAGADQGKKILQRVQEMSAKYGTHVQIETLPPNNLVGVIRP, from the coding sequence ATGCGCGTGAATTTTCGGTGGCAACAAGCAATTCTCGCAGTCCTGGCCATTTTGACGACCATCACTCCTCTCCCGCTCGCCGCCCAAAATCCCTCCGACCCCGTCATCAAGAACGCCGATAGGTTTGACGTGCGCCGTCCGCTCGCTCGCGAACTGGAAACGAATGTCCCCGATGGATTCACATTCGTCGCTGTCGGAGACTGCATCATCTCGCGTCCGCTTTCGCAATATGCCGCCAGCGATCCGGCGTTTGCTCGGCTGCTGCAGATTCTCAAGCGAGCGGATGTCACCTACGGCAATATGGAGTCCTCCATCCTCGATCTGCGGCGGTTCACTGGATTCCCTTCTCCCGGTCCCGACGATATGAGCTTGGTGGCGCAGCCTGCCGTGGCCAGGGATTTAGCAGCGATGGGTTTTGATATTTTGTCGCGTGCGAATAACCATTCCCTCGACTGGGGCGTTGAAGGCATGCGCGAAACCAGCCGCCTGCTCGATGAATCCGGATTGAGCTACGCCGGAGTGGGAGAAACAGAGGGGTTGGCACGCTCGGCGGGATATTTTGAAAGTCCGAAGGGGCGGATCGCGCTGGTTTCGATGGCGTCCACCTTTCGACCAGGCAGCGAAGCGCTCGCGACGCACGGAGCCGCACCGGGCCGTCCCGGAATTAGCGCACTTGCCGTAAAGAAGACGACCGTCGTTCCCAGCGACATCATGAAGGATCTCGATGGTCTCCGGACAAAACTGTATCCGGGATGGCAGAAAGACGACGCCAAAGTACTCACGAGCCCTCCAGCAGCAGATGCCCCTGAAGAACTGTCACTGTTTGGGCAGAAATTCAGGGCGGGCAGAACCTTCGGATATCAATACGCGATGGATCCCACCGATCTCGCCGACATTTTGCACGGCGTCCGGCAAGGCAAGCAGCACTCAGATTTTCTGATGGTATCGATCCACTCTCACGAGCCTGCCAACAGTAGTGCGCCTGAACCAAAGAATGATTTCCTCGACGTCCCGGCAGATTTTGTACAGGATCTCGCGCACCGAGCGATTGATAGCGGTGCCGACATGTTTATTGCCACTGGAATTCATCACCTGGGCCCGATTGAGATCTACAAGGGACGCCCGATCTTTTACGGCATGGGGAACTTCTTCTGGGGAGATATTCAGGAACCGATCTCGGCCGACATTTATCAGCAGTACAACAAAGCCTTGCTCGACGCTTTCGGTGATCCTGGCAAGGCCACGGACGCCGACTTGACGAACCTGATGAACGCCTCCAGCTTTGCCGGCAATCCACCGTTCGATGCGGTTGTGGCCGAGAGTCGTTTCGATCACGGCAAGGTCTCTGAGGTCAGGTTGTATCCCGTCGATCTGGGTTATGGGAAGAAACTGACCGAGAGTGGATTACCTCGCCTCGCGGGCGCCGACCAAGGCAAAAAAATATTGCAGCGAGTGCAGGAGATGTCGGCAAAGTACGGAACCCATGTTCAGATTGAGACTTTGCCGCCGAACAATCTTGTGGGTGTCATTCGGCCTTGA
- a CDS encoding MBL fold metallo-hydrolase: MRRRLTLFILFVTSATTFLLSDSSTWKDRTITKLAEGIFEIRHPDAPDGFPQSNTTVIIGDKTVFVVDSCLLPSTTRADVEQIRKWTNKPVTYLLNTHWHFDHTLGNSVYAAAFPDIQIIAQIQTQKTIADFNPGAVTRYPSRAQRFRKVLDSGKDPDGQPLTPGARKDYEEALSGLGPVVAEFKDAVQLVPNVAFDRELNIDLGKRLVQIRFIGRGNTAGDTIVYLPKERILITGDLVDHPVPYFFGGFPVDQVGTLQALAQFDAQEIVPGHGDVLHDKSYIAQMISFLQVVNTGVEKEINNGKTLEETQEELPKQIDSKAWRDKFAGNVAEDQSFFDQSFAGLVKASYNQIKAR; encoded by the coding sequence GTGCGCCGAAGATTGACGCTATTCATCCTGTTTGTGACGAGCGCGACCACATTCCTACTCAGCGACTCGTCGACTTGGAAGGACCGCACCATCACAAAACTAGCTGAGGGCATCTTTGAAATTCGCCATCCCGACGCGCCCGACGGGTTCCCGCAAAGCAACACGACGGTCATCATCGGAGACAAGACGGTATTCGTTGTCGATTCGTGCCTGCTGCCCTCGACTACCCGCGCTGACGTGGAACAGATTCGCAAGTGGACGAACAAGCCGGTCACCTATCTTCTGAATACTCACTGGCATTTTGACCATACCCTGGGAAACAGCGTCTATGCTGCAGCATTTCCCGATATTCAGATCATCGCCCAGATTCAAACGCAGAAAACGATCGCCGACTTCAACCCTGGGGCCGTGACTCGCTATCCTTCCCGAGCCCAAAGATTTCGCAAGGTGCTCGACTCCGGAAAGGATCCGGACGGCCAGCCTCTGACACCGGGTGCGCGCAAAGACTATGAGGAAGCGCTCTCCGGATTAGGGCCCGTCGTCGCGGAGTTCAAGGATGCCGTGCAACTGGTTCCCAACGTCGCCTTCGACCGGGAACTCAATATCGATCTCGGCAAGCGTCTCGTGCAGATTCGTTTCATTGGACGAGGCAATACCGCCGGAGACACCATCGTGTACTTGCCGAAGGAAAGAATTCTAATTACCGGCGACCTGGTGGATCATCCCGTGCCCTACTTCTTCGGCGGCTTCCCGGTGGACCAGGTCGGCACCCTGCAGGCTCTGGCGCAATTTGATGCGCAAGAGATTGTTCCGGGCCATGGCGACGTTCTCCACGACAAGAGCTACATCGCGCAGATGATTTCGTTTTTGCAGGTGGTGAATACCGGCGTTGAAAAAGAAATCAACAATGGCAAGACATTGGAAGAAACACAGGAGGAGCTGCCCAAACAGATTGATTCCAAAGCGTGGCGAGACAAATTTGCTGGGAATGTTGCAGAAGATCAGTCCTTCTTCGACCAATCATTCGCCGGACTGGTCAAGGCTTCGTATAACCAGATCAAGGCTCGATAG
- a CDS encoding co-chaperone GroES has protein sequence MATKFTPLHDRILVRRVEEEGTTRGGIIIPDSAKDKPQEGEVVSAGKGKISEEGKVRPLDVKEGDRILFGKYSGTEIKIDGEDFIIMREEEVLGILSGATKKETAGSRK, from the coding sequence ATGGCTACGAAGTTTACCCCGCTCCATGACCGAATTCTGGTCCGTCGAGTGGAAGAAGAAGGAACCACACGTGGCGGCATCATTATTCCTGATTCCGCAAAGGATAAACCGCAGGAGGGAGAAGTTGTCTCCGCCGGCAAAGGCAAGATCAGCGAAGAAGGCAAGGTTCGCCCGCTCGACGTGAAGGAAGGCGACCGCATTCTGTTTGGCAAGTATTCCGGGACCGAAATCAAGATCGATGGTGAAGACTTCATCATCATGCGCGAAGAGGAAGTACTTGGCATCCTCAGCGGCGCGACCAAGAAAGAAACCGCCGGATCCCGCAAGTAG
- a CDS encoding diguanylate cyclase → MRLTSGDTFMEVLLVEDSPVYRKLVGTHLENWGFKLTIAKDGHDAWSLLQRTDCPKLVLLDWVLPGMDGIEICQKIRQAAKGPQYSYIIILTGKDAKKDMLEAMQAGADDYLVKPFDEMELKARLLVGKRILALQEELVAAQESMRHAATHDSLTGLMNRGEVMDTLRRELERARRSQKPVCVILGDLDKFKDINDTCGHLFGDEVLREIGRRLRAKLRVYDAVGRYGGEEFLMILPGCDAMTGIIRADQLRLNVAAKPVVSTRGSRTVTLSLGIAVSTDIDGQDVEVLLHHADKGLYLAKKNGRNRVEHIEADLQSTSSR, encoded by the coding sequence ATGAGGCTTACATCTGGAGACACGTTCATGGAAGTCCTGCTGGTGGAAGATTCACCGGTCTACCGAAAACTGGTTGGCACGCACTTGGAGAATTGGGGCTTCAAGTTGACGATCGCCAAGGACGGACATGACGCCTGGAGCCTATTGCAACGCACGGACTGTCCGAAACTGGTCCTGCTGGACTGGGTTCTCCCGGGCATGGACGGCATCGAGATCTGCCAGAAGATTCGACAAGCCGCCAAGGGCCCACAGTATTCCTACATCATCATTCTGACCGGTAAAGACGCCAAGAAAGACATGCTGGAAGCGATGCAGGCGGGCGCCGATGACTACCTCGTCAAACCGTTTGATGAAATGGAATTGAAGGCACGCCTGCTGGTCGGGAAACGAATCCTGGCATTGCAGGAGGAGTTGGTTGCGGCGCAGGAATCCATGCGTCACGCGGCGACCCATGATTCTCTCACCGGCCTGATGAATCGCGGCGAGGTCATGGACACCCTTCGCCGGGAACTGGAGCGAGCGCGACGAAGCCAGAAACCAGTCTGCGTAATCCTGGGCGATCTGGACAAGTTCAAGGACATCAACGACACCTGCGGGCATCTGTTTGGCGATGAAGTGCTTCGCGAAATAGGGCGCCGACTGCGCGCAAAGCTGCGCGTATACGACGCGGTGGGGCGATACGGCGGCGAAGAGTTCCTGATGATCCTTCCGGGCTGCGATGCCATGACGGGGATCATTCGCGCCGACCAGTTGCGTCTAAACGTGGCGGCCAAGCCCGTGGTCAGCACACGCGGATCGCGGACCGTTACGCTGAGCCTGGGCATCGCGGTGTCCACTGACATCGACGGCCAGGATGTTGAAGTGCTGCTGCACCATGCTGACAAGGGTCTCTACCTGGCGAAAAAGAATGGACGCAACCGCGTCGAGCATATCGAAGCCGACCTTCAAAGTACGTCCAGCCGTTAA
- a CDS encoding pirin family protein: MSIRPVKRVIQSKPTLEGAGVHLRRAFGFGNTKEFDPFLLLDDFRNDVPEDYLSGFPWHPHRGIETITYVLAGTVEHGDSMGNHGAIAAGDVQWMTAGRGIIHQEMPKGDQSGRMHGFQLWANLPAALKLTEPRYQEVKALDIPEVTDDDGTRVRIVCGNFWGKSGPVDGIAADPIYLDVSVSPGRRKSLPVETTRHAFAYVFAGSGKFCNASAPLAVPTEGVKWLDTAPPVEADNRSLILFDRGDEVTVQAGDDGIRFLLVSGKPLGEPVAWRGPIVMNTREQLQQAFSELQEGTFLKQR, from the coding sequence ATGTCAATTCGCCCGGTGAAGCGAGTCATTCAATCGAAGCCGACGCTCGAAGGAGCAGGCGTGCATCTGCGGCGCGCCTTCGGATTTGGAAACACTAAGGAGTTCGACCCTTTCCTCCTGCTCGACGATTTCCGCAACGATGTTCCGGAGGACTACCTGTCAGGATTTCCATGGCATCCGCATCGCGGTATTGAGACCATCACCTATGTGCTGGCCGGAACCGTCGAACACGGCGACAGCATGGGCAATCATGGCGCGATCGCTGCCGGCGATGTGCAATGGATGACCGCTGGTCGCGGCATCATTCACCAGGAAATGCCGAAAGGCGACCAGTCCGGACGCATGCACGGCTTTCAACTATGGGCGAATCTCCCTGCCGCCCTGAAATTAACGGAGCCTCGTTATCAAGAAGTAAAGGCCCTGGATATCCCCGAGGTGACCGACGATGACGGTACTCGCGTACGCATTGTCTGCGGTAACTTCTGGGGCAAGAGCGGCCCCGTCGATGGCATCGCCGCTGATCCCATTTACCTTGACGTCTCTGTCTCACCCGGCCGCAGAAAGAGTCTGCCCGTGGAAACGACCCGTCATGCGTTTGCATACGTTTTTGCCGGGAGCGGAAAGTTCTGTAACGCGTCCGCCCCGCTCGCTGTCCCAACTGAAGGCGTGAAATGGTTGGACACTGCACCGCCCGTTGAAGCCGACAACCGCTCTCTGATTCTGTTCGACCGTGGAGATGAAGTCACCGTGCAGGCCGGAGACGACGGTATTCGCTTCCTTCTGGTTTCCGGCAAGCCCCTCGGGGAGCCGGTCGCCTGGCGTGGTCCCATCGTCATGAATACCCGGGAACAACTCCAGCAGGCATTCTCTGAACTGCAGGAAGGTACTTTCTTGAAGCAACGGTGA